A section of the Falco peregrinus isolate bFalPer1 chromosome 3, bFalPer1.pri, whole genome shotgun sequence genome encodes:
- the SLA gene encoding src-like-adapter isoform X2, with protein MIRESETRKGLYSLSVRHREVKHYRIFRLPNNWYYISPRQTFQCLEDLVNHYSEVADGLCCVLTTPCLTPCTNNNSVMNQVPPVVMRNKNFNWRNIHRLEVSDYTESTLTAMDDSCLSYGLRESIASYLSLTEDGNASFASARKKKAQSLIYTGSKRKSALHLPPTYYED; from the exons ATGATCAGAGAGAGTGAAACTAGGAAAG ggTTATATTCCCTGTCGGTGCGGCACAGGGAAGTGAAACATTACAGGATCTTTCGTCTTCCAAATAACTGGTATTACATCTCTCCACGGCAAACCTTTCAGTGCCTTGAAGACCTTGTGAATCACTACTCAG AAGTTGCTGATGGTCTCTGTTGCGTCCTTACAACACCTTGTCTTACCCCGTGCACTAACAACAACAGCGTAATGAATCAAGTTCCTCCTGTGGTGATGCGGAATAAAAACTTCAACTGGAGAAATATTCACAG gttggAGGTGAGTGACTACACTGAAAGCACCCTGACAGCAATGGATGATTCTTGTCTCAGCTATGGCCTACGGGAAAGTATTGCTTCCTACCTCTCCTTAACAGAGGATGGCAATGCTTCTTTTGCAAGtgccaggaagaagaaagccCAGTCTCTTATATACACAGGCAGCAAACGTAAGAGTGCCCTTCACTTGCCACCTACATACTATGAAGACTAG
- the SLA gene encoding src-like-adapter isoform X1, with product MGNAVKMPRASVETNVPSQTGQESDFLAVLYDYPSADISQPIFHIGEKLRVLSDEGGWWRVHSLTTGRENYIPGKYVAKVYHGWLFEGLGREKAEELLQLPNTKVGSFMIRESETRKGLYSLSVRHREVKHYRIFRLPNNWYYISPRQTFQCLEDLVNHYSEVADGLCCVLTTPCLTPCTNNNSVMNQVPPVVMRNKNFNWRNIHRLEVSDYTESTLTAMDDSCLSYGLRESIASYLSLTEDGNASFASARKKKAQSLIYTGSKRKSALHLPPTYYED from the exons ATGGGAAATGCTGTGAAAATGCCAAGAGCCTCTGTAGAAACAAACGTGCCGAGCCAAACAG gtCAGGAGAGTGATTTCCTTGCTGTCCTCTATGACTATCCTTCAGCAGACATAAGCCAACCTATATTTCACATAGGGGAAAAACTACGTGTGCTATCAGA TGAAGGAGGCTGGTGGAGAGTCCATTCCCTTACAACAGGTCGAGAAAACTATATCCCAGGAAAATATGTAGCAAAGGTTTACCACGG ctggtTATTTGAAgggctgggaagagaaaaagcagaggaactTCTACAGCTACCCAACACCAAAGTTGGTTCCTTCATGATCAGAGAGAGTGAAACTAGGAAAG ggTTATATTCCCTGTCGGTGCGGCACAGGGAAGTGAAACATTACAGGATCTTTCGTCTTCCAAATAACTGGTATTACATCTCTCCACGGCAAACCTTTCAGTGCCTTGAAGACCTTGTGAATCACTACTCAG AAGTTGCTGATGGTCTCTGTTGCGTCCTTACAACACCTTGTCTTACCCCGTGCACTAACAACAACAGCGTAATGAATCAAGTTCCTCCTGTGGTGATGCGGAATAAAAACTTCAACTGGAGAAATATTCACAG gttggAGGTGAGTGACTACACTGAAAGCACCCTGACAGCAATGGATGATTCTTGTCTCAGCTATGGCCTACGGGAAAGTATTGCTTCCTACCTCTCCTTAACAGAGGATGGCAATGCTTCTTTTGCAAGtgccaggaagaagaaagccCAGTCTCTTATATACACAGGCAGCAAACGTAAGAGTGCCCTTCACTTGCCACCTACATACTATGAAGACTAG